The sequence CAGCGCCGCGGCGAGGGTGGAGGAATCAATTCGATCGCCGACGATCATGCGCCGGCTCGCGACGCGACTATCGTCGATGAGCGGCAGCGCGGCGAGGTCGGCAGGCAGTTCGCCATTCAGCGCCGCCTGGCCGATCAGGGTGCCGTCGGCGTCGCCGATCAGGCGGACGGAGCTCGTCTGCCAGACGAATGCCGCCACTTTTTCCACGATGCGAACGTTCACGGCGTCTGGGAGGACCGCCTCCACCGTTGCCCGGGAGATGGCCGGCAGCCGCTCGAGCTTCGCGGCCACGGCGGTCGCGTCGATCGTCAGCAGGGCCATCCCGTCGAGCGATGCCAGCGCGCGCTGCACCTGAGTGGCCGGGGTGTACCGCTCGCCGGCCCACGCGACCCTGGCGACGCGCAGCCATGGCCCGTTGATGAGAGCCAACAGTCCGCCGATGAGGACCGCGGTCAGCACTCCGGCGGCGATCCGGCCAGGAGCCGGCAGCGCGCCTCTCACACGCCTGCGGAGCGGCGGACCGGGGCGGCGCGCATGGGCCGACGGGCGCTTCCGAGACGTGGTCGAGCGACGCGTCATCGGTCCGCCGGCGGGTCGCCGTTGCCCGGCGTTCGCCCCTCCCGAGCGGATTCCAGCCCAAGCTCGATCAGCCGCTCGATGAGCTCCGCGAATGTGAGGCCCGCCAGCTCGGCCTGCTTCGGGTACATGCTGGTCGTCGTGAACCCCGGCAGCGTGTTCATCTCCGAGAGGTAGACCGCGCCCGGTGGCGCCAGGAAGTCGACGCGCGCCAGGCCGGCGCAGTCGACGGCGCGATACGCGGCCAGCGCGAGCTCCTTGACGCGCGCCGCCAGGTCGGGGTCGACCTGCGCCGCGGGCACCACGTCGGCCAGCCCGGGGACGTACTTGGCCTCGTAGTCGTACCACTCGTGGTGGCTGATCACCTCGCCCGGCTCGAACACGAGCGGGTCGTCATTGCCGAGCACTCCGCATTCGAGCTCCCGGGCGCCTGCGACATACGCCTCGACGATCACCTTGCTGTCGTACCGGAACGCCTCGTCGAGCGCGGCGGCAAGCTCGCCAGGGCCGTGGACCAGGGTCATCCCGACGCTGCTCCCCAGCCGGGCCGGCTTGACCACGGAACGTTCCCCGACTGCATCCGCGATGTCACGCAGGACTCGCTCGGGCGCGCTGCGCCATGCGGTGCGACGGAACCAGGCATAGCCGACCACCGGCAGGCCGTGGCCCCGCATCAGGTCCTTGAAGACGACCTTGTCCATCGCCACCGCACTCGCCATCACCCCCGCGCCGGTGTACGGGATGCCGGCCATCTCGAGGAACCCCTGCAGGGTGCCGTCCTCGCCGAATGGCCCGTGCAGGGCAAGGAATGCGACATCGATCGCGTCGGCCAGCGAGCGCAGGACGGCGCGCGGCGCGAGCTCGGCGCGATCGTCGGCGACGGCGACCGGCAGGTCGGAGTGCGCGCGCAGCAGGCTCGTCTGCTGTGCCGGCGTCGCGGCTCCCAGCAGCTCAGCCAGCGGCTGCTCGCCCAGGAGCGGCGCCGGGCCGGCCGGCAGATGCCACCGCCCGTCGCGATCGATGTACACCAGGTACGGCTCGAACCGATCGCGATCGATGGCCCGCAGGATCGCGTCCGCCGAGCTGATGCTCACCTCGTGCTCGGCCGATTGGCCACCGGCGAAGATGCCGACCCTGAGACGTCCGCTCACCTTCCACCATCCCCGGCGCGGGCGGCTGCCCAGTCGCCGACGAACTCGATCTCATAGGCGAGGCCGATGCCGAAGCGCGCGCTGACCTCGGCGCGCACGCGATCGCCCAGGGCTCGGACATCGGCTGCGCGTCCACCGCGATCGGTCACGATGAAATTCGCGTGCAGCGTGCTCACGCTGGCGGTGCCCACGCGCAGGCCCTTCAGGCCTGCCGCGTCGATGAGGCGACCAGCGTGGTCACCCGCCGGGTTGCGAAAGACGCTGCCGGCATTCTGGTCGGCGAGCGGCTGCGTCGCCACGCGCTGCGCCTGGTGGTCCGCCACTCGTCCCGCGATGGCATCCGGCGCGTCGTTGTCGAGGGCCAGCGTCGTGGCGACGACCACGGCTGGGCTGTGCTTGAAGCGAGATTCGCGATAGGCGAAGCCACACGCGTCCGCGTCGAGCGTACCGATGCTGCCGTCTGCCGGCTCCCAGGCCTCGACCGCCACGACCACGTCCCGCATCTCGCGACCATGCGCGCCGGCGTTGGCCCAGACCGCGCCGCCCAGCGTGCCAGGGATGCTGGTGCCGAACTCCAGGCCGCCCAGGCCAGCGGCAATGCTGCGCCGGACGAGGAGCGCCATCGGCGTGCCTGCGTCGGCGTGCATCCGCTGCCCGTCGATCGCCACGCTCCTGGCCCGGTTGCGGACGACGAGTCCGCGGATCCCCGTGTCGGCGACCACCAGGTCGCTGCCGTTACCGAGGACGAACCACGGAACCTGCGCGTCGCGCGCCAGCCGCAGCGCCGCCAGCAGCTCATCCCGGCTCTGCACCTCGACCAGCCGGTCGGCCGAGCCCCCCACGCGCAGCGTGGTGAGCGGGGCCATCGGCGCATCCGCGGCCAGGGCGATCCCGCGCTCGGCAGCCAGGTCGTCGAGGCGCTCGAGGTCGGCCGTGTTGATCGGCGCCACGACCATCAACCCGCCGTCCCGGTCAGTGACGGCAGCAGCCGTCCCTCCGCCATGGCCAGGAGCTCCTCGGCCAGGAGGCGCGCGGCGTCTGGCCGGGCCAGCGCCCTGGCGGCCTGCCCGATGCGAGCCCTCTGCTCGTCGTCAAGCAGGGCGGTGGCCTCGGCCACCAGTCGATCCCCGTCAAGCTCCGCGTCCGGCACCATGACCGCAGCGCCCTGGTTGGCAAGCCACGCCGCGTTCGCCTGCTGGTGGCCGGCCGCGTGGGGATATGGGACCAGGATCGAGGCGACCCCGACGGCTGCCAGCTCGGCGCAGGTCGACGAGCCGGCACGCCCCAGTACGAGGTCGCTGGCGACCAGCGCCTCAGCCATGCGATCGGTCAGGAAGGCCATCGGCTCGTACCGCTTGGCGAGGGCCTCGGGAAGTCGGTCCCGCATGGCGAGCGCAGCCGGCATCCCCGCGGTCCCGGCCAGGTGCAGGATCCTCCATTCAGGCAGCAACTGCTCCAGCGCCGCATCGAGGGCGGAGGTGATGCGGGCGACCGCCTGCGACCCCCCGAAGACGAGCAGCAGGCGCTCGTCCGGCGCCACCCCGAACGTCGAGCGTGCCACGGCGCGGTCGATGCCGGCGAAGGAGCGAATGGGCGTCCCCGACACGAAGCTGCGGCCGGGAAACGAGTCGAGCGTGGGAGGGAAGGAGACCGCAACGCGGGTAGCCAGGCGGGCGACCGCCGCGGTCGCGCGGCCCGGGATCACGTTGCCCTCCCAGAGGAGGCTCGGAATGCGGCGAGCGCGCGCCGCGGAGACAAGGGGAAGCGCCAGGTAGCCGCCGGTCGTGAAGATCGCGGCCGGACGCAGCCGGCCGAGCAGCCGCCAGGCCTGAGGCACGGACGCAGCCAGGCGGAGCGGGTCGAGCACGAGATGCAGATCGGCACCCGAGCTGCGCAGCGACCGGACCACCAGCTGGTGGTAGGGCAGCTCGCCATTGGCGACCAGGGTGCGCTCGAGACCGCGCGCGCCGCCAATGTAGCTGACCTCAAGCTCGGGCTGCGCGTCGCGCAGTGCCCTTGCGACGGCCAGCGCGGGGTAGATGTGCCCGCCTGTCCCGCCGCCCGACACCGAACACCGCATCAAGCAATGATCCTGTCTGCGTGGTCTCGCGGGAGATCGACAGCAGAATGCCGACCGCCACGAGGTTGATGATGAGGGCCGAGCCACCGTAGCTGATGAACGGCAGCGGGATGCCGGTGACCGGCAGGAGCGCGGTGACGACCATCATGTTGATGCAGGCCTGGGCGAGCAGCCAGGTCGTGATCCCGGCCGCCAGCAGGCCGGAGAAGGTGTCGGGAGCCTGGATCGCGATGCGATAGCCCTGGTACGCCACCATGACGAAAAGGGCCAGCACGGTCAGGGTCCCGATCAGCCCCCACTCCTCGCCGATGATCGCAAAGATGAAGTCGGTCGAAGGGGCAGGGAGGTAGAGATACTTCTGGCGGCTGGCGCCGAGACCGGCGCCGGTGATGCCGCCCAGGGCCAGCGCCATCAGCGACTGCACCGCGTTGTAGCCGGTGTGCAGCGGGTCGCGGAACGGGTCGAGGAAGCCGTCGACCCGCTGCAGCTGATACGCCGTGGTCGTGATCATCAGGTAGGCCGCGCCGAGCACCGCCGCCCCGATCGCGCCGAGGTAGAGCAGGTTGGCCCCGGCCATGAAGAAGATGGCCAGGGAGGCCGCCGCAAAGACCCCGGCCGTCCCAAGGTCCGGCTCGAAGGCGATCAGCAGGAACCCGGGCGCGACGAGGATCACGAACGGCAGCAGCCCATTCCACAGCCCGTGTGCCTCGGTCCCGCGCCGATCCAGCCAGTGGGCGAGGTAGAGGCAGACCGCCAGCTTGGCGAGCTCGGCCGGCTGGAACCCGCCGATCCCCGGCAGGAACAGCCAGCGGCGCGACCCGAATGCCGATGTGCCGATGCCGGGGATCAGGACGATCGCCAGCAGAACCATGGTCAGCACGAAGACGGGGATCGCCGCGTAGCGAAGAAGCCGGAAGTCGGTGCGGCTGGCGGCGAACATGAGCAGCAGCCCAAGGGCCGCCCAGATCCCCTGCTGAAATCCCTGGCTGCCCGGGTCTGAGGTGGAGATGTAGGAGCGCACGCTCGACGCCGAATAGACCATCACCACGCCGATGGCGACCAGCGCGATGACGGAGATCAGGAGCGGATAGGCAATCTCGTGACGCTCGCGCCGCACTCCGGCTCGGGCGGTGCGGCGAGTGGCCGTCGCGGCCATGGCCGTCATGCTTCCGGCTCCGCGGCATTGAGGGCGCGGACGGCCGCGCGGAAGGCGTCTCCCCGGGCGGCGTAGTCGTCGAACATGTCGAACGAGGCGGCCGCCGGGGCCAGCACCACCACGTCGCCCGCCACCGCCCAGGCGGCCGCCGCCGCGACCGCTTCGCGCATGCCCTCGGCCCGGACCACCGGCACGCGGCGGTTGATCAGCTCCTCGAGCCGGTCTGCCGTCTCGCCGATCAGGACCGCCGCGCGACAGCGGCGGGCGACGGTGTCGGCAAATGCCCCGTAGTCGAGCCCCTTGTCCTTGCCGCCGGCGATCAGCACCACCTGCGCCGGCGCGAAGGCGTCCAGCGCGCCAATCGCCGCCATCGGGATCGTTGCCTGAGAGTCGTTGACCCATGCCACGCCCTGGCGTGTGGCGACCCGCTCGAGCCGGTGCGGCACGCCGCCGAAGTCGCGGATGCCGGCCGCGATCGCCTCGTTCGAGGCTCCGGCAAGCGAGGTGGCGAGGGCCGCCGCCAGGGCATCGGTCAGCGTGTGCCGTCCGGGAATGGGCACCTCGGCAGCCGCCAGCACCCGCTCGCCGCGGATCGTCAGCCAGCCGTCGATCAGGCGCGCCGCCATCCATGCGTCGTCGGCCGCGAGCGCATACCACGCGATCGAGGCGGCAGGCAGGCGCGCGCCCAGCTCCCGGCAGCCCGGATCGTCCGCGTTGAGCACGACGTGCCCATGGGTCACGCTCAGTTCGGCGAGGCGAGCCTTGACCGCGCGGTAGGCCTCCTCGGTCCCGTGCCGATCGAGATGATCGGCGCCGATATTGGTGTAGACGGCGATCTCCGCTCCGCGGGAGATGGTCGGAAGCTGCAGCTCGGACAGCTCGAGCACCGCCCAGTCATTCGGGCCGAGGCGCTCAACCTCCTCGATCAGCGGCCGACCGATGTTGCCGCCCAGCAGGTGCGGCATGCCGGCCGAGTCCATGATCGCCCCGATCAGCGAGGTGGTCGTGGTCTTGCCCTTCGTGCCGGTCACCGCCAGCACCCTGGCACGCGTCAGCCGCAGGAAGAGCTCGACCTCGCTCACCAGCTCCACGCCGCGCGCCACCGCCTCGTTGATCGCGGCGCGCAGCCACGCGTCTGTGGTGGGCATCGAGGGCGAGATGCTCGGGCTGGTGACCAGCAGGTCGGCCGCCTCGATCAGGGCGCGTGCGTCGTCAGTGCTGACGCCCAATGCCAGCCGAACCGGCCGGCCGCCCAGCGCCTGGACCGCCTCTGCCAGCTCGGTCGGGGGTCGCCGATCGTAGGCCGCGACGTCCGCGCCGGCATCGGCCAGCAGTCGTGCCACCGCGGTCCCGGAGCGTGCCAGGCCCAGGACCACGGCGTGGCGCCCCCGCAGGTCGTCGAGAGTCGCGATCGGTGCAGTCATGGTTTTCATCGGTCTCACTGCAGCCCGCGCACGGTCGCGAGATAGAGGCTGAAGCCAAGGAGGCCTGCCAGCGCGCCCACGATCCAGAAGCGGACCGTGATCTTCTCCTCCGCCCATCCGATCAGCTCGAAGTGGTGGTGCAGCGGGGCCATCCGGAAGATCCGACGTCCACGCAGCCGGAACGAGGCGACCTGCAGGACGACACTCATGATCACTGCGAAGAAGACGGCGCCGATGATCGCCAGCAGCGGGAGCTGGGCGGTGATGGTCGC is a genomic window of Chloroflexota bacterium containing:
- a CDS encoding UDP-N-acetylglucosamine--N-acetylmuramyl-(pentapeptide) pyrophosphoryl-undecaprenol N-acetylglucosamine transferase translates to MRCSVSGGGTGGHIYPALAVARALRDAQPELEVSYIGGARGLERTLVANGELPYHQLVVRSLRSSGADLHLVLDPLRLAASVPQAWRLLGRLRPAAIFTTGGYLALPLVSAARARRIPSLLWEGNVIPGRATAAVARLATRVAVSFPPTLDSFPGRSFVSGTPIRSFAGIDRAVARSTFGVAPDERLLLVFGGSQAVARITSALDAALEQLLPEWRILHLAGTAGMPAALAMRDRLPEALAKRYEPMAFLTDRMAEALVASDLVLGRAGSSTCAELAAVGVASILVPYPHAAGHQQANAAWLANQGAAVMVPDAELDGDRLVAEATALLDDEQRARIGQAARALARPDAARLLAEELLAMAEGRLLPSLTGTAG
- a CDS encoding FtsQ-type POTRA domain-containing protein, which gives rise to MRGALPAPGRIAAGVLTAVLIGGLLALINGPWLRVARVAWAGERYTPATQVQRALASLDGMALLTIDATAVAAKLERLPAISRATVEAVLPDAVNVRIVEKVAAFVWQTSSVRLIGDADGTLIGQAALNGELPADLAALPLIDDSRVASRRMIVGDRIDSSTLAAALRLSEVEPAELGSTAADLDLRLTDDDGFLLVSDQPSWQADFGFYPDSDSGQPGALQERVEAQVSAVRTLFSFEGEATVGWVDARDPRRVYWRP
- the murD gene encoding UDP-N-acetylmuramoyl-L-alanine--D-glutamate ligase — encoded protein: MTAPIATLDDLRGRHAVVLGLARSGTAVARLLADAGADVAAYDRRPPTELAEAVQALGGRPVRLALGVSTDDARALIEAADLLVTSPSISPSMPTTDAWLRAAINEAVARGVELVSEVELFLRLTRARVLAVTGTKGKTTTTSLIGAIMDSAGMPHLLGGNIGRPLIEEVERLGPNDWAVLELSELQLPTISRGAEIAVYTNIGADHLDRHGTEEAYRAVKARLAELSVTHGHVVLNADDPGCRELGARLPAASIAWYALAADDAWMAARLIDGWLTIRGERVLAAAEVPIPGRHTLTDALAAALATSLAGASNEAIAAGIRDFGGVPHRLERVATRQGVAWVNDSQATIPMAAIGALDAFAPAQVVLIAGGKDKGLDYGAFADTVARRCRAAVLIGETADRLEELINRRVPVVRAEGMREAVAAAAAWAVAGDVVVLAPAAASFDMFDDYAARGDAFRAAVRALNAAEPEA
- a CDS encoding D-alanine--D-alanine ligase family protein; translated protein: MSGRLRVGIFAGGQSAEHEVSISSADAILRAIDRDRFEPYLVYIDRDGRWHLPAGPAPLLGEQPLAELLGAATPAQQTSLLRAHSDLPVAVADDRAELAPRAVLRSLADAIDVAFLALHGPFGEDGTLQGFLEMAGIPYTGAGVMASAVAMDKVVFKDLMRGHGLPVVGYAWFRRTAWRSAPERVLRDIADAVGERSVVKPARLGSSVGMTLVHGPGELAAALDEAFRYDSKVIVEAYVAGARELECGVLGNDDPLVFEPGEVISHHEWYDYEAKYVPGLADVVPAAQVDPDLAARVKELALAAYRAVDCAGLARVDFLAPPGAVYLSEMNTLPGFTTTSMYPKQAELAGLTFAELIERLIELGLESAREGRTPGNGDPPADR
- the murB gene encoding UDP-N-acetylmuramate dehydrogenase; its protein translation is MVVAPINTADLERLDDLAAERGIALAADAPMAPLTTLRVGGSADRLVEVQSRDELLAALRLARDAQVPWFVLGNGSDLVVADTGIRGLVVRNRARSVAIDGQRMHADAGTPMALLVRRSIAAGLGGLEFGTSIPGTLGGAVWANAGAHGREMRDVVVAVEAWEPADGSIGTLDADACGFAYRESRFKHSPAVVVATTLALDNDAPDAIAGRVADHQAQRVATQPLADQNAGSVFRNPAGDHAGRLIDAAGLKGLRVGTASVSTLHANFIVTDRGGRAADVRALGDRVRAEVSARFGIGLAYEIEFVGDWAAARAGDGGR
- the ftsW gene encoding putative lipid II flippase FtsW; translation: MAATATRRTARAGVRRERHEIAYPLLISVIALVAIGVVMVYSASSVRSYISTSDPGSQGFQQGIWAALGLLLMFAASRTDFRLLRYAAIPVFVLTMVLLAIVLIPGIGTSAFGSRRWLFLPGIGGFQPAELAKLAVCLYLAHWLDRRGTEAHGLWNGLLPFVILVAPGFLLIAFEPDLGTAGVFAAASLAIFFMAGANLLYLGAIGAAVLGAAYLMITTTAYQLQRVDGFLDPFRDPLHTGYNAVQSLMALALGGITGAGLGASRQKYLYLPAPSTDFIFAIIGEEWGLIGTLTVLALFVMVAYQGYRIAIQAPDTFSGLLAAGITTWLLAQACINMMVVTALLPVTGIPLPFISYGGSALIINLVAVGILLSISRETTQTGSLLDAVFGVGRRDRRAHLPRAGRRKGTARRAARA